From the Vibrio vulnificus CMCP6 genome, one window contains:
- a CDS encoding porin family protein, producing MKKAVFLLAAVSAFAQANTNDIEKKDVSGFYLGGGIGTTTAFDDGVGTNDLNLKSNDSTYKLYGGYQFNRIVAIEAQYTRYGDIYSKDDADRHMVKPESIALMANLGYTFDSGWRPFATVGLGRTELDFGPLSKTETSFRAGVGGEYSPKAIENLNFRVAYEVDSFMFDNGPRDDINIVLGSLYAGVSYKF from the coding sequence ATGAAAAAAGCTGTATTTTTGTTAGCTGCTGTCTCTGCATTTGCGCAGGCAAACACCAACGACATCGAGAAGAAAGATGTTTCTGGTTTCTATCTAGGTGGTGGTATCGGTACGACAACCGCATTCGACGATGGTGTGGGCACAAACGATTTAAACCTAAAATCAAACGATTCAACGTACAAACTGTACGGTGGTTACCAGTTCAACCGCATTGTGGCAATCGAAGCGCAATACACGCGTTACGGTGATATTTACAGTAAAGACGACGCAGACCGCCACATGGTAAAACCAGAAAGCATCGCGTTGATGGCAAATCTTGGTTACACCTTTGATAGTGGATGGCGTCCTTTTGCAACAGTGGGCCTTGGCCGCACTGAACTCGATTTTGGTCCTCTATCAAAGACAGAAACCTCATTCCGCGCTGGTGTGGGTGGCGAATACTCACCAAAAGCAATTGAAAACCTCAACTTCCGCGTAGCCTACGAAGTGGACAGCTTTATGTTCGATAACGGCCCACGTGACGACATCAACATCGTTCTTGGTTCACTTTACGCAGGTGTTTCTTACAAGTTCTAA
- the fruA gene encoding PTS fructose transporter subunit IIBC: MKIAIITACPSGVANSIIAAGLLEQAAKSLNWDASIECQSSVMPTTPLSAQQIADADVVVIAANTPIDESRFVGKKLYRSEISAVTSDANAFLQSAVEKAQLLQASAGVQPTVQTAAKKIVAITACPTGVAHTFMAAEALEEEGKRRGHQIKVETRGSVGAKNQLTEQEIADADLVIIAADIEVPLDRFNGKLMYRTKTGPALKKTGEEMDKAFAQATVYQHTASAGSSNASEEKKGVYKHLMTGVSHMLPVVVAGGLIIALSFVFGIEAFKEEGTLASALMTIGGGSAFALMIPVLAGFIAFSIADRPGLAPGLIGGMLASSTGAGFLGGIAAGFIAGYSAKFIADKVQLPQSMEALKPILIIPFIASLFTGLTMIYIVGGPVSSIMSAMTEFLNNMGSANAVLLGVILGAMMCFDLGGPVNKAAYTFGVGLLASQTYAPMAAIMAAGMVPALGMGLATFLARDKFEPSEREAGKASFVLGLCFISEGAIPFAAKDPMRVIPACMAGGALTGALSMLFGAKLMAPHGGLFVLLIPNAITPVLMYLVAIAAGTALTGFGYAFLKNRAEAKEEATA; the protein is encoded by the coding sequence TGAAAATTGCGATTATTACTGCCTGCCCTAGCGGCGTAGCAAACAGCATTATCGCTGCGGGATTACTCGAACAAGCAGCGAAAAGCCTCAACTGGGATGCATCGATTGAATGTCAATCGAGCGTCATGCCAACCACACCACTCTCTGCTCAGCAAATTGCGGACGCGGATGTGGTTGTGATTGCTGCCAATACCCCTATCGATGAAAGTCGTTTCGTTGGCAAAAAACTGTATCGCTCAGAGATCAGCGCGGTCACCAGCGACGCCAACGCCTTTTTACAAAGCGCGGTCGAGAAAGCGCAACTGCTGCAAGCCAGCGCAGGTGTTCAACCGACAGTGCAAACTGCGGCAAAGAAAATTGTCGCCATCACGGCTTGTCCAACGGGCGTTGCACACACCTTTATGGCGGCAGAAGCTCTAGAGGAAGAAGGCAAACGTCGTGGCCACCAAATTAAAGTGGAAACGCGCGGTTCTGTGGGCGCGAAAAACCAGCTAACCGAGCAAGAAATTGCTGATGCGGATCTGGTGATCATTGCAGCAGATATCGAAGTGCCACTGGATCGCTTCAACGGCAAACTGATGTACCGCACCAAGACAGGCCCAGCATTGAAGAAAACAGGCGAAGAGATGGACAAAGCGTTCGCTCAAGCAACGGTTTATCAACACACTGCTTCGGCTGGTAGCAGCAACGCTTCTGAAGAGAAAAAAGGCGTTTATAAGCACCTGATGACGGGCGTCTCTCACATGCTTCCTGTGGTCGTGGCAGGTGGTTTGATCATCGCTCTCTCTTTCGTTTTCGGTATCGAAGCGTTTAAAGAAGAAGGTACATTGGCTTCGGCACTCATGACCATCGGTGGAGGCTCCGCTTTCGCACTGATGATTCCCGTTCTTGCTGGCTTCATTGCGTTTTCAATTGCAGATCGCCCAGGTCTGGCACCAGGTCTCATTGGCGGTATGCTGGCAAGCTCAACTGGCGCGGGTTTCCTTGGCGGTATCGCGGCGGGCTTTATTGCCGGCTACTCAGCGAAATTCATTGCAGATAAAGTGCAACTGCCACAATCAATGGAAGCGCTCAAACCGATTTTGATCATCCCATTCATTGCGAGCTTGTTCACTGGTCTCACCATGATTTACATCGTAGGTGGCCCGGTTTCCAGCATCATGTCCGCGATGACAGAATTCCTCAACAATATGGGCTCAGCGAACGCAGTGCTGCTGGGTGTGATTCTTGGCGCAATGATGTGTTTCGACCTTGGTGGCCCAGTAAACAAAGCGGCTTATACCTTTGGTGTTGGTCTACTGGCTTCTCAAACTTATGCACCAATGGCAGCCATCATGGCAGCAGGCATGGTACCTGCACTGGGTATGGGCTTAGCGACTTTCCTAGCGAGAGACAAGTTTGAACCAAGCGAGCGCGAAGCAGGCAAAGCCTCTTTTGTCCTTGGTCTATGCTTTATCTCTGAAGGTGCCATTCCTTTTGCAGCGAAAGACCCAATGCGTGTCATCCCTGCTTGTATGGCTGGTGGCGCACTAACCGGTGCCCTATCCATGCTGTTTGGTGCTAAATTGATGGCACCTCACGGTGGTCTGTTTGTACTGCTGATTCCAAACGCGATTACTCCAGTACTGATGTACCTAGTCGCTATCGCAGCAGGTACCGCATTAACCGGTTTTGGTTATGCCTTCCTGAAAAATCGTGCTGAAGCAAAAGAAGAAGCAACGGCCTAA